One window of Aspergillus oryzae RIB40 DNA, chromosome 3 genomic DNA carries:
- a CDS encoding uncharacterized protein (predicted protein) has protein sequence MADRQAVQQNLNGLLSKLDDPDPDMRYMSLNDLLGILNSPTSAYLAHDQFSSSRLADGLLNALDDQHGDVQNQALKCLGPLVNRLPSESLTTILEKLSNLTASQTIDTSVPNTALRVIVTALPRSQAGQPPTPDVSVAYSSVSKILIPRLTGPTPSQSGRRGSVIKGMLEKDPSKGFSSDAIDVLIQVVTCFGPLLKEAELTALQKSVMSIIDNDTAGTVVTKRALAAISALVPHFSEAQFASFVDELVKKFNNPRISVVHRRHLIATVGSVARSSPTKFGPHLPTLAPFVFATLGEVIAT, from the exons ATGGCGGACCGACAGGCAGTCCAACAAAACCTCAATGGACTGCTCTCGAAACTGGATGATCCAGATCCTGACATGAGGTACATGTCGCTGAACGATCTCCTGGGAATCCTCAACAGCCCGACCTCTGCATATCTGGCTCACGATCAGTTTTCCTCGTCACGGCTTGCCGACGGCTTGCTCAATGCCTTAGATGATCAACACGGCGATGTTCAAAATCAAGCACTGAAATG TCTCGGTCCACTTGTGAATCGACTGCCTTCTGAAAGCCTCACTACCATCCTCGAAAAGCTCTCGAACCTGACAGCATCCCAAACTATCGATACCTCAGTTCCTAATACCGCTCTACGCGTCATTGTCACGGCCCTTCCCCGTTCTCAAGCTGGGCAACCACCTACCCCAGATGTTTCCGTAGCTTACTCATCTGTCTCCAAAATTCTCATCCCTCGCTTGACCGGTCCCACACCATCTCAATCTGGCAGAAGAGGCTCCGTCATCAAGGGTATGCTGGAGAAAGATCCTTCTAAGGGATTTAGCAGCGATGCGATTGATGTTCTGATTCAAGTCGTCACCTGCTTCGGACCACTTCTCAAGGAGGCCGAGTTAACGGCTCTCCAAAAGTCAGTGATGTCTATTATTGACAACGACACAGCTGGTACTGTAGTCACGAAAAGAGCGCTGGCCGCTATCTCCGCCTTGGTACCTCATTTCTCAGAAGCTCAATTCGCCTCGTTCGTCGACGAACTCGTTAAGAAGTTCAATAATCCACGGATTAGCGTCGTGCACCGAAGGCACCTTATTGCCACAGTCGGTAGTGTCGCAAGGAGCAGCCCAACCAAGTTCGgccctcatcttcccacACTCGCTCCGTTTGTTTTTGCTACCCTTGGTGAAGTTATCGCGACTTAG
- a CDS encoding chitin deacetylase CDA6 (predicted xylanase/chitin deacetylase) produces the protein MHFSPLTIIVSAIACSATYVTLQPSSKLEGNDLIPGLDRNHASPALVERNFLARCGQGFGKCSDDACCSTAGYCGKTKAHCRSPDCQIDYGHCDAHMTPDGPPTSGIPRPKIGKVQYGPKAVRSCVGAGNIALTFDDGPNKYTEDLLDLLDKYDAKVTFFITGNNNAKGPIDTPGMPWASMIERMYQSGHQIASHTWSHQDLSKITPEQRRIQILWNEVALRNILGGFPTYMRPPYSSCTEESGCLKDIGNLGYHVILYDIDTEDYRHDSPNAIQGSKDIFDKNLARGKASDKSWLVIAHDVHEQTVYNLTEHMLKKASKDGYNVVTVGECLGDPEENWYRMDESSELTILRKTKPLATAKQAISRDGRCGGNVTCLGSKFGTCCGKNGYCGTSPKHCGFGCQPNAGHCQKARHTSTVHRHEKRPATSDASSLLQPGLNVADLLLIAAIAGVSWLSTVFLSTVVFAVLSTATVTACFSCSTCISDGFPILSRGSSSITGSEVFFRLRPRFLGCGAGSVCTVVLSDGVWSLFVGTAGCAVSLLGVR, from the exons ATGCACTTCAGTCCATTGACGATCATCGTCAGCGCCATAGCATGCTCAGCTACGTATGTTACCCTTCAGCCAAGCAGTAAGCTCGAGGGAAATGATTTGATCCCTGGACTTGACCGGAATCATGCTTCCCCTGCTTTGGTGGAACGCAACTTTCTGGCCCGATGCGGCCAAGGCTTCGGCAAATGCTCTGATGATGCTTGCTGTTCGACTGCAG GCTACTGCGGGAAAACAAAAGCCCATTGCCGCTCTCCTGACTGCCAGATCGATTACGGCCACTGCGATGCTCATATGACACCTGACGGACCTCCAACGTCCGGTATCCCTCGCCCCAAGATTGGCAAGGTTCAATACGGTCCCAAGGCTGTCCGGTCATGCGTTGGGGCAGGGAATATTGCCTTGACTTTCGACGATGGCCCGAACAAGTACACAGAGGATCTCCTTGATTTGCTGGACAAATATGATGCAAAGGTGACTTTCTTCATCACAGGCAACAATAATGCCAAAGGACCCATAGATACACCAGGCATGCCCTGGGCCTCGATGATCGAACGCATGTATCAAAGTGGACACCAGATCGCCAGTCATACCTGGTCACATCAGGATCTTAGCAAAATCACACCAGAACAACGTCGGATCCAGATTCTGTGGAATGAGGTCGCGCTCCGAAACATTTTGGGCGGCTTTCCAACGTACATGCGTCCTCCATATTCCAGCTGTACGGAGGAATCCGGCTGTCTGAAGGACATAGGTAATCTAGGCTACCATGTCATCCTGTATGACATTGATACCGAAGATTATCGCCATGACAGCCCCAATGCCATCCAGGGTTCCAAGGACATTTTCGACAAGAATCTGGCCCGGGGAAAGGCATCCGATAAGTCTTGGCTGGTTATCGCTCACGATGTGCACGAACAGACTGTTTACAATCTTACGGAGCACATGCTCAAGAAAGCCTCTAAAGATGGCTATAATGTGGTGACTGTCGGCGAGTGCCTGGGTGACCCCGAAGAGAACTGGTATCGTATGGATGAGAGTTCTGAGCTTACTATCCTTCGGAAGACCAAGCCCCTCGCTACTGCCAAACAGGCCATTTCGCGCGATGGTCGCTGCGGTGGGAATGTTACCTGTCTGGGGTCGAAGTTCGGAACGTGCTGTGGCAAGAATGGCTATTGTGGGACTAGTCCCAAGCATTGTGGGTTTGGCTGCCAGCCTAATGCTGGTCATTGTCAGAAAGCTAGACATACATCCACTGTTCACAGACATGAAAAGCGTCCCGCAACATCAGATGCGAGCTCTTTGTTGCAACCTGGATTGAACGTTGCGGACTTGCTTTTGATTGCAGCAATAGCAGG GGTATCTTGGTTATCAACGGTATTTTTATCGACTGTAGTATTCGCAGTATTGTCGACCGCGACTGTCACAGcctgtttctcttgttcgaCATGTATATCCGACGGCTTCCCTATATTATCTCGTGGTTCTTCCTCGATCACCGGATCGGAGGTTTTCTTCCGCTTGCGTCCACGTTTCTTGGGTTGCGGGGCTGGCTCGGTTTGTACTGTTGTATTGTCTGATGGTGTTTGGTCGTTATTTGTAGGGACTGCAGGGTGTGCTGTTTCGCTGTTGGGGGTCCGTTGA
- a CDS encoding uncharacterized protein (predicted protein), translated as MARKRKSSPPSRRSPIRWTAQEDGILIKTVHACTIRGEDQSLPSDNKRARKDTIAWKLVAQSLPGRTNRDCRKRWFKIDRRWSQGPWAPDEETQLREAVAIYGPEWDEVSFSVKTRNPDRACLLKRDTQKCLEHWEKTLYPFAANQSREPTDDMKLPEVVAHSGHLSSYTQEGLAGRPILEFKDW; from the exons ATGGCAAGAAAACGCAAGAGCTCACCTCCTAGCAGACGTTCACCTATAAGGTGGACTGCTCAGGAAGATGGGATCCTCATCAAGACCGTCCACGCCTGCACAATCCGTGGGGAAGACCAGTCTCTTCCATCAGACAACAAGAGAGCAAGGAAAGATACCATCGCATGGAAGCTGGTTGCACAGTCATTGCCAGGGAGGACAAATAGAGATTGTCGCAAGAGGTGGTTCAAGATCGACCGGCGCTGGTCGCAAGGGCCTTGGGCACCAGATGAAGAGACACAGTTAAGGGAAGCTGTTGCAATATATGGACCTGA ATGGGACGAGGTTTCATTCTCAGTCAAAACAAGGAATCCTGATCGTGCGTGTCTTCTCAAAAGAGATACGCAAA AATGCTTAGAACACTGGGAGAAAACCCTCTATCCATTTGCTGCCAATCAAAGCCGGGAACCGACGGAT GACATGAAGCTGCCAGAAGTAGTTGCTCATTCTGGCCATCTATCAAGTTACACCCAGGAGGGGCTAGCAGGACGACCAATACTGGAATTCAAAGACTGGTAA
- a CDS encoding phosphoglycerate mutase family protein (predicted phosphoglycerate mutase) encodes MEHPKATPSHYKFKLMPEFFVNYHEIARQSPNSKVTTQPSLGLIDQPYSETTNTQPDAEPKKPWERFAAYIRELNTENPDRVTYKVLYLTRHGLGVHNVFEAKVGKEAWNSYWSHLDGDGTVSWVDAKLTEAGIQQAETLSQFWTDAVATENVPLPESLYTSPLARCLETARLVFSKPMGQFREQFQPVVKELLRERLTDHTCDKRSTRTWIEGHYPSYLIEPGFSEEDLLWKPDRWESVEKHVARKQKVLEEIFAQDSSSFISMTVHSYAISAILRACGYEEFRVREGSTIALLVRGERVGLS; translated from the exons ATGGAGCACCCCAAAGCCACGCCATCTCATTACAAGTTCAAACTCATGCCCGAGTTCTTTGTAAACTACCACGAAATCGCCAGACAAAGCCCAAACTCAAAAGTAACCACCCAACCAAGCCTCGGCCTCATCGACCAACCCTACAGCGAAACAACTAATACCCAGCCAGACGCAGAACCTAAGAAGCCGTGGGAGCGATTCGCAGCCTACATCAGGGAACTAAACACAGAAAACCCAGACAGAGTGACCTACAAGGTCCTTTACCTAACCAGACACGGCCTCGGTGTACACAATGTCTTCGAAGCAAAAGTCGGCAAAGAAGCATGGAAT AGCTACTGGTCCCACCTCGACGGAGACGGTACCGTCTCTTGGGTAGATGCAAAGCTAACAGAAGCCGGCATTCAACAAGCGGAAACACTGAGCCAATTCTGGACAGATGCCGTGGCCACGGAGAACGTGCCATTACCAGAGTCGCTATACACGAGTCCCCTGGCGCGATGCCTTGAGACTGCGCGGCTCGTGTTCTCCAAACCTATGGGGCAATTCAGAGAGCAGTTTCAGCCTGTAGTAAAAGAGCTGTTGAGGGAGCGATTGACGGATCATACGTGCGACAAGAGAAGTACACGAACATGGATTGAAGGCCATTATCCTTCTTACTTAATTGAGCCTGGGTTCTCGGAAGAAGATCTTCTGTGGAAACCAGACCGGTGGGAGTCTGTTGAGAAACATGTTgcgaggaagcagaaggttCTCGAGGAAATTTTTGCGCAAGATTCTAGTTCGTTTATTTCTATGACTGTCCACTCATATGCGATTTCGGCGATCCTAAGGGCTTGTGGGTATGAAGAGTTTAGAGTCCGTGAGGGTTCGACGATTGCCTTGTTAGTTCGTGGAGAGAGGGTTGGATTATCCTAA